In the genome of Sulfolobales archaeon, one region contains:
- a CDS encoding 30S ribosomal protein S17e, translating to MGKVRPTPIKRISRELLEKYPDLFTKDFQKNKEILKTLLRTQNKKLRNQIAGYITHLVKIRERMQERKVEPVEEIPE from the coding sequence GTGGGTAAGGTAAGGCCCACACCAATCAAAAGAATATCGAGGGAGCTCCTCGAGAAATACCCAGATCTATTCACTAAGGATTTCCAGAAGAACAAGGAGATCCTAAAAACACTTTTAAGGACACAGAATAAGAAGCTTAGAAACCAGATAGCAGGCTATATAACACATCTTGTGAAAATAAGGGAGAGAATGCAGGAGAGGAAAGTAGAGCCTGTGGAGGAGATCCCAGAATAG
- a CDS encoding MoaD/ThiS family protein has translation MAPLKIRLLGSLKLYAGKEEIEMKIDREVRLRDVLRDLVRREPSLSRAIEEDGRVKPGYLIFINDADYMVFEGLETIVRDSDIITILPVSHGGANV, from the coding sequence GTGGCTCCTCTGAAGATAAGGCTTCTAGGCTCGCTCAAGCTATATGCTGGTAAAGAGGAGATAGAGATGAAGATAGATAGGGAGGTAAGGCTTAGAGATGTGCTGAGGGATCTAGTTAGAAGAGAACCCTCACTCTCAAGAGCAATAGAGGAGGATGGAAGGGTTAAGCCGGGCTATCTAATTTTTATAAACGACGCTGACTACATGGTCTTTGAGGGACTAGAAACGATTGTGAGGGATAGCGATATAATAACTATATTACCTGTAAGCCATGGGGGAGCTAATGTATAG
- a CDS encoding preprotein translocase subunit Sec61beta, with translation MSVKKKKREGPGPATAAGLVSFYRDVEPTIQLKPLLVILISSAFVISVFILRLFINPFS, from the coding sequence TTGAGTGTAAAGAAGAAGAAAAGGGAGGGCCCAGGACCCGCTACTGCTGCAGGGCTTGTATCCTTCTATAGAGATGTAGAACCTACTATCCAGCTAAAACCCCTACTAGTGATCTTAATATCCTCAGCATTTGTGATAAGCGTCTTTATTCTAAGGCTATTCATAAACCCCTTCTCCTAG
- a CDS encoding adenylate kinase family protein produces MGSLSRCRAIAISGTPGVGKTTVAKILADILGAKTIDLSQLVIEEGLYIEYDYERNSYIIDEDRVQKRLKELISQCNEEKESRYIIIEGHYAEIVDDQDLEILVILRTDPRELLKRLCSRGWGKEKSMENSEAEYLGICLANALNEHPPEKICELDVTGKEPSTVVKEILEILEGKARCERGIDWTTSIDPEELYRVAHIYCN; encoded by the coding sequence GTGGGCTCTCTGAGCAGATGTAGAGCTATAGCGATATCAGGCACACCTGGGGTTGGGAAGACAACCGTTGCAAAGATCCTGGCAGATATTTTAGGAGCAAAGACAATAGACCTCTCCCAACTAGTAATAGAAGAAGGCCTCTATATAGAATATGACTATGAGAGGAATAGCTATATCATAGATGAAGATCGTGTGCAAAAGCGTTTAAAAGAGCTTATATCTCAATGTAATGAAGAGAAAGAAAGTAGATATATAATTATAGAGGGTCATTATGCTGAAATAGTTGATGATCAAGATCTGGAGATCCTCGTAATACTTAGAACAGATCCTAGAGAGCTTTTAAAAAGACTATGTAGTAGAGGCTGGGGGAAGGAGAAAAGTATGGAAAATAGCGAGGCAGAATATCTAGGGATATGCCTTGCTAACGCCCTTAACGAGCATCCACCTGAGAAGATATGTGAGCTAGATGTAACTGGAAAAGAGCCGAGTACTGTGGTAAAGGAGATCCTTGAAATCCTAGAGGGAAAAGCTAGATGTGAGCGTGGTATTGATTGGACAACATCAATAGATCCTGAAGAGCTATATAGGGTAGCACATATATACTGTAACTAG
- a CDS encoding MGMT family protein, translating to MGRAIEERDPLDARQILYTLLMLIPVGRVTTYASLARAIGTSPRAVGRLLAMNDNPVIIPCHRVVKSDGSLGGYTPGGPMIKRRILELEGVRFRGGKVDPECIIDIASVLGVSGKRSK from the coding sequence ATGGGGAGGGCTATAGAAGAAAGGGATCCACTAGATGCGAGGCAGATCCTCTATACGCTCTTAATGTTGATACCAGTAGGGAGAGTTACAACATATGCCTCACTAGCTAGGGCTATTGGAACTAGTCCGAGAGCTGTTGGAAGGCTTCTCGCTATGAATGATAACCCTGTGATCATACCATGTCATAGGGTTGTGAAAAGCGATGGAAGCCTTGGAGGCTACACACCTGGAGGGCCCATGATAAAGAGGCGTATCTTGGAGCTTGAGGGTGTGAGGTTTAGAGGTGGAAAGGTTGATCCTGAGTGTATAATAGATATAGCTAGTGTCTTAGGGGTTAGCGGGAAGAGATCTAAATGA
- a CDS encoding metal-dependent hydrolase codes for MRRYTHIIFGVGLSISILSPFIHISYLPIVTIISGIGSVVPDLDTRFRHRKALHNILSLVVTSIVVLIIVLRAGMGWVPAASYALGYISHIIGDLMTKRGVAILYPFRGKYYRFPVVLGRSEDLLVNVLGTVIGIILIFFGIWHFI; via the coding sequence ATGAGGAGATATACACATATAATCTTTGGAGTTGGTCTATCAATCTCTATTCTCTCACCATTCATCCATATATCCTATCTACCAATCGTAACAATAATAAGTGGTATAGGATCTGTGGTACCGGATCTAGATACCAGGTTTAGGCATAGAAAGGCGCTCCATAACATATTATCTCTAGTTGTGACCTCTATTGTGGTACTGATTATAGTCTTAAGAGCTGGGATGGGTTGGGTACCAGCTGCTAGCTATGCACTTGGATATATATCCCATATTATAGGGGATTTGATGACTAAAAGGGGGGTAGCCATTCTATATCCCTTCAGAGGGAAATACTATAGGTTTCCAGTTGTCCTCGGCAGATCTGAGGATCTATTGGTGAATGTGCTAGGAACGGTGATAGGTATAATATTGATCTTCTTTGGGATATGGCATTTCATTTAG
- a CDS encoding Gfo/Idh/MocA family oxidoreductase, whose protein sequence is MKPRLGLVGAGRWGSTIAERIYREGVAEIAAVYDKDLNRSRSLASRIGATALDDLDGFEKQRDLLGIIIATSIESLAEVSMRIIELGFNVFIEKPVADSLEKVRVLRRVAEKKGVIAMPGFIVRFDPVTIWIKNHIETMGEAIEDLYLFRLSRRPPQNRLSNILLDLAIHDIDLARYLLLEEDLKPVSWYIHSLDIDQGVSIYAKHSRGYIYIAVDGISKQKIRKVIAVSSQSYIEGDYINRYIILRRGGGDSHKYVEVKGSEALLNEIKAFIERCQGKDIEIPTLLDAEKAHEIISRIMGSLQKS, encoded by the coding sequence TTGAAGCCCAGACTAGGACTTGTTGGTGCTGGTAGATGGGGATCTACAATTGCTGAGAGAATATATAGGGAGGGTGTTGCTGAGATTGCTGCTGTATATGATAAGGATTTAAATAGATCTAGATCTCTTGCCTCAAGAATAGGTGCTACCGCCCTAGATGATCTAGATGGTTTTGAGAAGCAGAGAGATCTCCTGGGGATCATAATTGCAACATCTATAGAAAGTCTTGCAGAGGTCTCTATGAGGATAATTGAGCTGGGATTCAATGTGTTCATAGAAAAGCCAGTTGCAGATAGCCTTGAGAAGGTTAGAGTGCTAAGGCGTGTAGCTGAGAAGAAGGGTGTGATAGCAATGCCTGGCTTCATAGTTAGATTTGATCCTGTTACCATATGGATAAAAAACCACATAGAAACCATGGGGGAAGCTATAGAGGATCTCTATCTATTCAGACTTAGTAGAAGGCCTCCTCAAAATAGGTTAAGCAATATATTACTAGATCTAGCAATCCACGATATAGATTTAGCCAGATACCTATTACTGGAAGAAGATTTAAAACCTGTAAGCTGGTATATACATAGCCTAGATATAGATCAGGGGGTATCGATATATGCAAAACATAGCAGAGGCTATATATACATAGCAGTTGATGGTATATCGAAACAGAAGATAAGGAAGGTAATAGCTGTATCCAGTCAAAGCTATATTGAGGGGGACTATATAAATCGATATATAATCCTCAGAAGAGGTGGTGGGGATAGCCATAAATATGTAGAGGTAAAGGGATCGGAAGCCCTGTTAAATGAGATAAAAGCCTTCATAGAGAGGTGTCAGGGGAAAGATATAGAGATCCCTACATTATTAGATGCTGAAAAAGCTCATGAGATTATCTCCCGTATAATGGGATCGCTACAGAAGAGCTGA
- the rpiA gene encoding ribose 5-phosphate isomerase A translates to MDLKYGARRSVSIYAADLIEHCIGCTIAVGSGSTVKIFIDELVKRGIITRFRYVSTSFDTTLYLRKSGARDIETGICPGDIDIYIDSADEIDPRLNLLKGGGGALFREKIAMLSSNRRIIIADETKLVDKLGSTRAVPLEVEVYAINYVMREIERLGYRASYREAEGKLGPLISDNGNILIDVYTGPMEDPISIDRLLKNIEGVITTGIFPYMGYEVVIGRLNGAVEVLKR, encoded by the coding sequence ATGGATCTTAAATATGGGGCTAGGAGAAGTGTTTCGATCTATGCTGCAGATCTCATTGAACATTGTATAGGATGCACTATAGCTGTTGGAAGCGGATCTACTGTAAAGATCTTCATAGATGAGCTTGTTAAAAGGGGAATTATTACAAGATTTAGATATGTTTCTACAAGCTTCGACACAACTCTATATCTAAGAAAATCTGGAGCTAGAGATATAGAGACTGGGATATGTCCTGGAGATATAGATATCTATATTGATAGTGCTGATGAAATAGATCCGAGGCTAAATCTGCTAAAAGGAGGTGGTGGAGCTCTATTTAGAGAGAAAATAGCTATGCTGAGCTCTAATAGAAGAATCATAATAGCTGATGAAACAAAACTCGTGGATAAGCTTGGCTCGACAAGGGCTGTACCCCTAGAGGTTGAGGTCTATGCGATTAACTATGTTATGAGAGAGATAGAGAGGCTGGGATATAGAGCCAGCTATAGGGAAGCTGAGGGAAAGTTAGGACCTCTGATAAGCGATAATGGGAATATATTGATAGATGTTTACACAGGCCCCATGGAAGATCCCATCTCTATTGATAGGCTTTTGAAAAACATAGAAGGTGTGATTACTACGGGGATTTTTCCGTATATGGGCTATGAGGTGGTGATAGGTAGGCTGAACGGGGCTGTGGAGGTCTTAAAAAGATAG
- a CDS encoding polyprenyl synthetase family protein: MRVRYMGLAVGIDLKDLIEYIESRKAVIEAELEKAIKGYEGEVLEIINYMSKGGKRFRGILTILVCETLGGRVDDALDAAVAIELVHAASLALDDIIDFDTIRRGSLASWIRYGISKTVLISNMLIPKAQLMIERYGFDALVKVIEAWLQATSGEVMDVFGPSSAVAGYETLARLKTGSVFKASTFLGARAARAGKNLEDLSTSFGENLGILYQIADDLVDVLLEKIDERTHGIKMFMEWLGSKKREEVIERALSKISIYIKRLETMISRYPKNRYRDYLSIIPRYMVYSMLKEAGREGEEVYRSIVEATG, encoded by the coding sequence TTGAGAGTAAGGTATATGGGGTTAGCGGTTGGAATAGATCTTAAGGATCTAATAGAATATATAGAGAGTAGGAAAGCAGTTATAGAGGCTGAGCTTGAGAAGGCTATTAAGGGCTATGAGGGTGAGGTTCTAGAGATAATCAACTATATGTCAAAGGGTGGGAAGAGATTCAGAGGGATCCTCACTATACTGGTATGTGAGACCCTAGGAGGGAGGGTTGATGATGCATTAGATGCTGCGGTTGCAATAGAGCTTGTACATGCAGCATCACTAGCTCTAGATGATATAATAGACTTCGATACAATTAGAAGGGGATCTCTGGCATCTTGGATAAGATATGGTATCTCGAAAACAGTTTTGATCTCGAATATGCTTATACCGAAGGCACAGCTCATGATAGAGAGATATGGATTTGATGCTCTAGTAAAGGTTATAGAAGCATGGCTCCAAGCAACTAGCGGCGAGGTCATGGATGTATTTGGACCAAGCTCAGCGGTAGCAGGATATGAGACACTCGCTAGGCTGAAGACAGGCTCCGTCTTTAAAGCCTCTACATTCCTAGGTGCTAGAGCAGCTAGGGCTGGCAAGAACCTCGAAGATCTATCAACATCTTTCGGCGAGAACCTAGGTATTCTATATCAGATAGCAGACGATCTTGTAGACGTGTTATTAGAAAAAATTGATGAAAGAACACATGGGATAAAAATGTTTATGGAATGGCTAGGGAGTAAGAAGAGGGAGGAGGTTATCGAAAGAGCCCTCTCAAAGATATCTATATATATAAAGAGGCTTGAGACAATGATATCTAGATATCCCAAGAATAGGTATAGGGACTATCTATCAATTATACCTAGATATATGGTGTATAGCATGTTAAAGGAGGCAGGTAGAGAGGGTGAGGAGGTATATAGAAGCATTGTGGAGGCAACCGGCTAG
- a CDS encoding KaiC domain-containing protein, with amino-acid sequence MVTRLSTGIHDLDLMIEGGIPEGFFIAIVGEPGTGKTVLSMHFIHQGILDGDRCIYVTTEEDRESIMDQAMRFGWEWKPFLGKRLIVIDALKTQEDPWSLQEMEVETLINKIIEAKKALGYGRARLVIDSISAFWLEKPAMARKYSYMIKKALSRWGFTTYLVSQYAITTMFAFGWGVEHIADGIIRLRRRISKGVLKRYLMVEKMRNTNHDKKIYEIDITARGLTILGPADLDIEDVSSPSYISGR; translated from the coding sequence ATGGTTACTAGGCTATCTACAGGGATACATGATTTAGATCTAATGATTGAGGGAGGGATACCCGAAGGATTCTTTATAGCAATAGTAGGAGAGCCGGGTACTGGGAAAACGGTTCTGAGCATGCACTTCATACACCAGGGCATCCTAGATGGGGATAGATGTATATATGTTACCACAGAGGAGGATAGAGAATCAATTATGGATCAGGCTATGAGATTTGGATGGGAGTGGAAACCCTTCCTAGGGAAAAGGCTCATAGTTATAGATGCTCTGAAGACACAAGAGGATCCATGGTCTCTGCAGGAGATGGAGGTGGAGACATTGATAAACAAGATTATAGAGGCTAAGAAGGCTCTGGGCTATGGAAGAGCTAGGCTTGTAATCGATTCCATATCTGCTTTCTGGCTTGAGAAACCAGCTATGGCTAGAAAATATAGTTATATGATTAAAAAGGCTCTCAGTAGATGGGGCTTCACTACATATCTAGTCTCGCAATACGCGATCACAACAATGTTTGCCTTCGGCTGGGGTGTTGAGCATATAGCAGATGGTATTATAAGGCTTAGAAGAAGGATTTCAAAGGGGGTTTTAAAGAGATACCTCATGGTGGAGAAGATGAGGAATACAAACCATGATAAGAAGATCTATGAGATAGATATTACAGCGAGAGGCCTCACAATCTTAGGGCCTGCCGATCTTGATATAGAGGATGTATCATCACCCAGCTATATATCTGGTAGATAG